In the Leptospira sp. WS4.C2 genome, one interval contains:
- a CDS encoding DUF1569 domain-containing protein, producing the protein MKRKEFLQKTALSYSVLHLPLRSEGTAKEETKSETSIESPWLEADDLSELRVLLVQLQSDPGEFKLSGNWSPGKVFAHCAQSIEYSLKGYPEMKSSLFRGSVGKVAFSIFAFKNKMNHGLEEPIPGAEDITNATELKVGIKRLIQAIDDFSKAKESSLRPHFAYGELTKEEYDVAHSLHIKNHMERALG; encoded by the coding sequence ATGAAACGAAAAGAGTTCTTACAAAAAACTGCATTGTCTTATAGCGTTCTTCATTTGCCCCTTCGTAGTGAAGGGACGGCCAAAGAAGAAACAAAATCGGAAACATCGATCGAATCACCATGGTTAGAAGCCGATGATCTTTCAGAACTTCGGGTACTGCTTGTGCAATTACAATCGGATCCTGGTGAATTTAAACTTTCAGGCAATTGGAGTCCAGGAAAGGTATTTGCCCACTGTGCCCAAAGCATCGAGTATTCATTGAAAGGGTATCCAGAAATGAAGTCCTCACTCTTTCGAGGTTCTGTTGGTAAAGTTGCTTTTTCTATTTTTGCTTTTAAAAACAAAATGAATCATGGATTGGAAGAACCCATTCCAGGTGCAGAAGATATCACCAATGCAACGGAATTAAAAGTGGGGATTAAAAGGCTCATTCAAGCCATAGATGATTTTTCGAAAGCTAAGGAATCATCTTTAAGACCTCACTTTGCTTATGGGGAACTGACCAAAGAAGAGTACGATGTGGCCCATAGCCTTCATATCAAAAATCACATGGAACGTGCATTAGGGTAG
- a CDS encoding TerC family protein, whose protein sequence is MEILSDPSIWLALFTLTALEIVLGIDNIIFISILSSRLPKTKQKSARQIGLMLAMFTRILLLFSLSLIMKLTAPVFTVLNHSISGRDIILILGGLFLIAKSTTEIHHKLEGEPDLEEGSGKRVSFTKVIIQIMILDIVFSLDSVITAVGMTDQLGVMVTAVVLSVGFMLLSSGSISDFVDRHPTIKILALSFLILIGVALLGEGLELHIPKGYIYFAMCFSVIVEFLNMKLRSKK, encoded by the coding sequence ATAGAAATCCTCTCCGACCCATCGATATGGCTTGCGCTCTTTACTTTGACTGCTTTGGAAATTGTCCTAGGCATCGACAACATCATCTTTATCTCCATCCTATCTTCTCGGTTGCCAAAAACCAAACAAAAGTCTGCACGCCAAATTGGATTGATGTTAGCGATGTTTACGCGAATCCTTTTGTTATTTTCTCTTTCCTTGATTATGAAACTCACAGCCCCGGTCTTTACTGTCCTAAACCATTCCATCAGTGGTCGTGATATCATTCTAATTTTGGGAGGCCTCTTTCTCATTGCTAAGTCAACCACGGAGATCCATCACAAATTGGAAGGAGAACCCGATTTAGAAGAAGGATCTGGGAAACGAGTTTCTTTTACCAAAGTCATCATTCAAATTATGATTTTAGACATTGTGTTCTCTTTGGATTCGGTCATCACAGCAGTGGGTATGACAGACCAATTAGGTGTCATGGTTACAGCCGTGGTTTTGTCTGTCGGATTTATGTTGTTATCTAGCGGAAGTATTTCTGACTTCGTAGACAGACATCCAACCATCAAAATTTTAGCTCTTAGTTTTCTGATTTTGATTGGAGTTGCCCTTCTTGGAGAAGGATTGGAATTACACATTCCTAAAGGTTACATTTACTTTGCGATGTGTTTTTCTGTGATAGTTGAATTTTTAAATATGAAACTTCGTTCCAAAAAATAA